The DNA region TTATCTCCTCGGCGCCCTCCCAGCACTTCCTTCCCATTGGTGGGGAGTCTTAAGCCGGCCCCCTTTGAATAATTATCCCAGCCGGCTCCCAGTGCACCAATGGGGTAACCCTGGCGTCTCAGCGCCGGCGCTTGCAGCTTCTCCTATGCCTGGTAAGCCGTTCCATGAGCAGGCGCTTTGCATTTGGGAGCCTATAAATACCGCTGCTGCCTGCCCTCCCGCACTCATTTCCTTCTCAGATAAACTAAGTCGCGAAAATGCCCGAGCCTGCTAAATCCGCCCCTGCTCCCAAGAAGGGCTCCAAGAAAGCCGTGAGCAAGACCCAGAAAAAGGACGgcaagaagagaaagaaaagcaggAGGGAGAGCTATGCCATCTACGTGTACAAAGTGCTGAAGCAGGTTCACC from Rhinatrema bivittatum unplaced genomic scaffold, aRhiBiv1.1, whole genome shotgun sequence includes:
- the LOC115081336 gene encoding histone H2B 1.1-like; protein product: MPEPAKSAPAPKKGSKKAVSKTQKKDGKKRKKSRRESYAIYVYKVLKQVHPDTGISSKAMNIMNSFVNDMFERISTEASRLDHYNKRSTIT